The following proteins are co-located in the Haloarcula marismortui ATCC 43049 genome:
- a CDS encoding FAD-binding domain-containing protein, with product MARLESAEMLDAPQQEAIPTLADDEAGTVVWHREHLRIRDQGAVARAAASEYVLPLFVFDPAFYGADGLACDSRIRFLHDCLADLSDQYHTATGCGLTYAHGDPVDVLGRFREAGWDIVTMAAPTGRYGRERDRRVREQCDVTFVDGDGLVRDRAATRDGWQDDVSAWFAADQHDWDPSTVTSRSFDSGIDISTIEDHYDIAPSKSDVPRGGTGPARERLSAFAERIDDYPGNISAPVDARDGTSGLSPYLAFGCLSVRQVIQYIDEHAPDGRGKEMFVSRLFWNKHYEQKLEDWPGWLETAVNPVLEGFNAEQYDPDLVAAWKHGQTGFPMVDASMRCLRQTGWLNFRMRSMSASVYYHLLQQPWRIGADWFYHHLIDASAAINYTQWQSQCGLVGKPALRLYNPRKQVRDQDPDGEFIRQWVPELESLPDEYLDRPEQTPVHVQASCGVDIGDDYPHPVVDYDAARQAFHRRYEAVRPDAADALHDPTIARRVSFSGGREAAARIAAEHGTDASNGTENSRTQASLDSFGDE from the coding sequence ATGGCGAGACTGGAGTCGGCAGAGATGCTGGACGCACCACAGCAAGAGGCGATTCCGACGCTTGCCGACGACGAAGCCGGCACGGTCGTCTGGCACCGTGAACACCTTCGGATTCGTGACCAAGGAGCAGTCGCGAGGGCTGCAGCATCCGAGTACGTGCTCCCGCTGTTCGTGTTCGACCCGGCGTTCTACGGCGCGGACGGTCTCGCCTGTGACAGCCGCATCCGGTTCCTGCACGACTGTCTCGCCGACCTCTCAGACCAGTATCACACCGCCACTGGTTGCGGGCTCACCTACGCCCACGGGGACCCGGTAGACGTGCTGGGGCGGTTCCGTGAGGCCGGCTGGGACATCGTGACGATGGCCGCTCCCACAGGACGGTACGGCCGAGAGCGGGACCGTCGCGTGCGGGAACAGTGTGACGTCACCTTCGTCGACGGCGACGGCCTGGTGCGGGACCGAGCTGCTACCCGCGACGGGTGGCAGGACGACGTGTCGGCGTGGTTCGCTGCCGACCAGCACGACTGGGACCCAAGCACGGTCACCTCTCGGAGCTTCGATAGCGGCATCGACATCAGCACGATTGAGGACCACTACGACATCGCGCCGTCGAAATCCGACGTTCCCCGTGGCGGGACCGGCCCCGCCCGCGAGCGTCTGTCGGCGTTCGCCGAGCGGATCGACGACTACCCGGGAAACATTTCGGCCCCGGTGGACGCACGCGACGGGACCAGCGGGCTCTCGCCGTATCTCGCCTTTGGCTGTCTCTCTGTGCGGCAGGTCATCCAGTACATCGACGAGCACGCGCCCGACGGCCGCGGGAAAGAGATGTTCGTCTCGCGGTTGTTCTGGAACAAACACTACGAGCAGAAGCTCGAAGACTGGCCCGGCTGGCTTGAGACGGCGGTAAACCCGGTTCTCGAGGGGTTCAACGCGGAGCAGTACGACCCCGATCTGGTGGCTGCCTGGAAACACGGACAGACCGGGTTTCCGATGGTCGACGCCTCGATGCGGTGTCTCAGACAAACGGGTTGGCTCAACTTTCGGATGCGATCGATGTCCGCCTCAGTCTACTACCACCTCCTCCAGCAGCCGTGGCGGATCGGCGCGGACTGGTTTTACCACCATCTCATCGACGCCTCGGCGGCGATCAACTACACGCAGTGGCAGTCCCAGTGTGGGCTGGTCGGCAAACCGGCCCTTCGGCTGTACAACCCCCGCAAGCAGGTCCGCGACCAGGATCCGGACGGCGAGTTCATTCGCCAGTGGGTGCCCGAACTCGAGTCGCTCCCTGACGAGTACCTCGACCGGCCCGAGCAGACGCCAGTCCACGTACAGGCGTCCTGTGGCGTCGACATTGGCGATGATTATCCGCACCCAGTCGTCGACTATGACGCGGCCCGACAGGCGTTCCACAGGCGGTACGAGGCAGTACGTCCTGATGCGGCTGATGCCCTGCATGACCCAACGATTGCACGTCGCGTCTCGTTTTCCGGTGGTCGCGAAGCCGCTGCACGCATCGCCGCGGAACACGGGACGGATGCCTCGAACGGCACGGAAAACAGCAGGACACAGGCCAGTCTCGACTCGTTCGGCGACGAGTAG
- a CDS encoding DUF7261 family protein, whose protein sequence is MTRRGQLVLVAATVVAVALVPILFASLQLGYHDDVRATADYDDDPSVDALRVLERAVATESASIPSQYAWAVNDSAVTALRTGLGPRLDRLQTSRIEDGIHYNITYNGTATQQWKDANCPSGPDRQFGDCTADRGVVAQDRVGRTHVLAVGFDVATTTERGETDVTVVLETSGRSSR, encoded by the coding sequence ATGACCCGGCGCGGACAGCTAGTCCTCGTTGCGGCCACAGTCGTGGCTGTCGCACTTGTCCCGATTCTCTTTGCGTCCCTGCAACTGGGGTATCATGACGACGTTCGCGCGACAGCAGACTACGATGATGACCCGTCTGTTGACGCGCTTCGGGTCCTTGAGCGAGCCGTCGCAACCGAGAGCGCATCTATCCCGAGTCAGTACGCCTGGGCCGTGAACGATTCGGCAGTGACGGCCCTTCGCACTGGACTAGGACCTCGGCTTGACCGACTCCAGACGTCCCGCATCGAGGACGGCATCCACTATAACATAACCTACAACGGTACTGCGACACAGCAGTGGAAAGACGCGAATTGTCCGTCGGGGCCGGACCGCCAGTTCGGGGACTGCACCGCCGACCGCGGCGTCGTCGCACAGGACCGCGTGGGCCGCACACACGTTCTTGCAGTCGGCTTCGACGTGGCGACGACGACCGAACGCGGCGAAACCGACGTCACCGTGGTTCTGGAAACCAGTGGTCGGTCCTCGCGGTGA
- a CDS encoding DUF7262 family protein, with protein MRRAQLPLSLVEVALGTVLILGVALGFALGTPAPDRQGPQLDAYASDTAALLANDPPRHSGATRLQEIVSSPTAFDRERDALSNRVARILPDNVLFRVETPHGAVGTPTPQGVSTGTATVPTGHGSVQIIVWYA; from the coding sequence ATGCGTAGGGCCCAACTGCCGCTGTCGCTCGTGGAAGTTGCCCTCGGGACAGTGCTGATTCTCGGCGTCGCGCTCGGGTTTGCGCTGGGGACACCAGCGCCGGACCGGCAGGGGCCGCAACTTGATGCGTACGCCTCGGATACGGCAGCACTCCTCGCTAACGACCCGCCGCGACACAGCGGAGCGACGCGGCTGCAGGAGATCGTGTCGAGTCCGACGGCGTTCGACCGCGAACGGGACGCGCTTTCGAACCGGGTCGCCCGCATCCTGCCTGACAATGTCCTCTTTCGGGTCGAAACACCGCACGGCGCGGTCGGTACGCCGACGCCACAGGGTGTCAGCACCGGGACCGCAACTGTGCCGACGGGCCACGGGAGTGTCCAAATTATCGTGTGGTACGCATGA
- a CDS encoding DUF7263 family protein, which translates to MTERCCVPANSLRAQTSLAALGIALVLLTVVTSLGIAIADTAIAGADRTPDERRVAAATADQLVAADGPLAARSNVLNQSRVDNFDRAALERSAPPASEYAVSVELADEEIARSGTVQGGTRISRLVVVEARERRTLTPDLTTTDAVTLPRRSAQATVTIDPPAGTTVWTVRANDRVVLHNRSGLHGSYEVPLVPYETTELRFQRAGRLEPGNVTIGYDAPRSTKETLVVTVDA; encoded by the coding sequence ATGACCGAACGGTGTTGCGTCCCTGCCAACAGTCTGCGTGCCCAGACATCGCTCGCGGCGCTCGGCATCGCGCTCGTGCTGTTGACCGTTGTCACTAGTCTGGGGATTGCGATTGCCGACACGGCGATTGCTGGTGCGGACAGAACTCCTGACGAACGACGGGTCGCCGCCGCGACTGCCGACCAACTCGTTGCGGCGGACGGACCGCTAGCCGCCCGGAGCAACGTGCTCAATCAATCCCGGGTGGACAACTTCGACCGGGCGGCGCTGGAGCGGAGCGCACCGCCAGCCAGTGAGTATGCGGTCAGCGTCGAACTGGCTGACGAGGAGATTGCACGCAGCGGCACAGTGCAGGGCGGCACGCGGATCAGCCGTCTCGTCGTAGTCGAGGCTCGGGAACGACGAACACTCACCCCCGACCTGACGACGACCGACGCGGTAACGCTCCCTCGCCGGAGCGCACAGGCCACCGTAACTATCGACCCGCCGGCCGGCACGACAGTCTGGACGGTCCGCGCTAATGACCGGGTCGTCCTCCATAACAGAAGCGGGCTGCATGGCAGCTACGAGGTCCCGCTGGTGCCCTACGAGACGACGGAACTGCGCTTCCAGCGCGCCGGCCGACTCGAACCCGGGAACGTAACCATCGGCTACGATGCCCCGCGGTCGACGAAAGAAACGCTTGTGGTGACCGTCGATGCGTAG
- a CDS encoding DUF7266 family protein yields the protein MDNRALSTVVEKLLSMGIVLLYLGLVTTTLYGGTVPAYQSAVGTELGDRTLAEATARVEQAVPPDARAVSTTVRVSLPATIDGAGYSVRTDGDALVLDHPDPEIGGRTQPLLPDRVDTLEGEWQSGSPTVVAVSGTRGSVTVTLEAER from the coding sequence ATGGATAACCGCGCGCTCAGCACGGTCGTCGAGAAACTGCTGAGCATGGGGATAGTGCTGCTGTACCTCGGATTAGTGACGACCACGCTGTACGGTGGCACTGTCCCGGCGTACCAATCCGCCGTCGGGACAGAACTCGGCGACCGAACACTTGCCGAAGCGACGGCTCGCGTCGAGCAGGCTGTCCCGCCGGATGCTCGGGCCGTCTCTACAACTGTTCGGGTGTCGCTGCCGGCCACCATTGACGGTGCAGGATACAGCGTCCGGACTGACGGAGATGCTCTCGTCCTCGACCATCCTGACCCCGAAATCGGCGGCCGAACACAGCCGTTGTTGCCCGACAGAGTCGATACCCTCGAAGGTGAATGGCAGAGCGGTAGTCCGACCGTGGTCGCTGTCTCTGGAACACGGGGGAGCGTGACAGTGACGCTGGAGGCAGAGCGATGA
- a CDS encoding DUF7289 family protein has product MNPDTSAQSHVVGVVLLLGLTVVALGGLTAVVGSVVDGHTTTADEARVADTFETAFRPVEQTGHQTARVRFTEGRLTTAERELRVLNDSGVRRTVPVDAVVYESGDTPVRFLAGSVVRGTAGNAWLETDPPVTATRDDTAVIVGAPLVNASGGTVSGTGGVSAGIRQNVSHERERLPTDNYSVAIETETPRPFTEYFQRVGATTRVRDIDGDGVQSVVATFPGRRTLYLVRHDMRTEVGHG; this is encoded by the coding sequence TTGAATCCCGACACCAGCGCCCAGTCACACGTCGTCGGCGTGGTGCTGTTGCTGGGGCTGACCGTCGTCGCGCTCGGTGGGCTAACGGCTGTCGTCGGGAGTGTCGTCGACGGACACACGACGACTGCCGACGAGGCCCGCGTTGCCGACACGTTCGAGACGGCGTTCCGGCCGGTCGAGCAGACGGGCCATCAGACCGCTCGCGTCCGGTTCACGGAGGGGCGGCTGACCACAGCGGAGCGGGAACTGCGCGTTCTCAACGACTCCGGGGTCCGGCGAACGGTCCCTGTCGATGCGGTGGTGTACGAGTCCGGGGATACCCCCGTTCGGTTTCTCGCTGGCAGCGTTGTGCGCGGGACAGCGGGGAACGCGTGGCTCGAAACTGACCCGCCGGTGACGGCGACGCGGGACGACACAGCGGTCATCGTCGGCGCACCGCTGGTCAACGCCAGCGGCGGCACAGTGTCCGGAACCGGCGGTGTGTCTGCAGGCATCCGACAGAACGTCAGCCACGAGCGCGAACGGCTCCCGACCGACAACTACAGCGTGGCTATCGAGACGGAGACACCCCGGCCGTTCACTGAGTACTTCCAGCGTGTCGGTGCAACCACGCGAGTCAGGGATATTGACGGCGACGGCGTCCAGAGCGTCGTGGCGACCTTCCCCGGCCGGCGGACGCTGTATCTGGTCCGCCACGATATGCGGACAGAGGTGGGACATGGATAA
- a CDS encoding type II secretion system F family protein, with protein sequence MTTEGGGTLGLLDRGLYALFAHHAEDDSHASTRDRYRAAYPSAGFGVYVARVYGLSWLALGVGVVGTATAAMLVPPETFDSFIAVLQQSLPVINRLALPAVPRLLVATVLGTGAGLTLKRGVFVAGNRYLSWVASARRADIAATLPGAVRYLRVLASGTHDRREMLRAVAEQDAYGETAVAFRRALNQGILTGSLDTGIERVASETPSRDLLAPFLLKFREHANQSAEALEGYLEMEGRLLSHEQSRQHERATGYLELLAELFVVLLVLPALVVLIVTVMGILAPGLSDPVATPLGETTVRAIVVYGSAAFVMAAGLLAAFVVATLRPRNTAAPSYSLPDSPVAILATIPSNPASALLACAPLGAVVAAGLWSLGYRPVNVALLSYATVGVPVGVVTVRRARADDAKDREIQDFVHAVAGHVALGRPFPEAVRRVADDVELGALASDVQSLAFTLSLGDSPGDAAADRRAAALDQFVDRVGTPMAEQTIGLVVGALDTGSDAEDVFETLQTEIGQLYHLRKSIRSALLVYVAVGWTTALLVIGITVAVNIYVLDSFAQLSAVSGGANIAFDPTAIKPAREQHRFYVVTQATMLACGWFAGTASRGVYEALLHSSGLVLVAYVVFAGAGLI encoded by the coding sequence GTGACGACTGAGGGCGGCGGGACGCTCGGCTTGCTCGACCGGGGTCTGTACGCCCTGTTCGCCCACCACGCCGAGGATGACAGCCATGCAAGCACGCGTGACCGCTACCGGGCCGCTTATCCAAGTGCCGGCTTCGGCGTCTACGTTGCCAGGGTGTACGGGCTCTCGTGGCTGGCACTCGGTGTGGGCGTTGTCGGAACTGCCACGGCAGCGATGCTCGTGCCGCCGGAGACGTTCGACTCGTTCATCGCGGTGCTCCAGCAGAGCCTCCCGGTTATCAATCGGCTGGCGCTCCCAGCGGTCCCTCGCCTTCTCGTGGCCACTGTGCTTGGAACCGGCGCTGGACTCACGCTCAAACGGGGCGTGTTCGTCGCCGGAAATCGGTATCTCTCGTGGGTCGCCAGCGCGCGGCGCGCGGACATCGCAGCCACGCTTCCCGGCGCAGTCAGATACCTCAGAGTCCTCGCCTCCGGAACGCACGACCGGCGTGAGATGCTACGCGCCGTTGCCGAACAGGACGCCTACGGCGAGACGGCAGTCGCCTTCCGGCGCGCGCTCAATCAAGGTATTCTCACTGGCAGTCTCGACACCGGTATCGAGCGGGTCGCCAGCGAGACGCCTTCGCGGGACCTGCTTGCGCCGTTTCTGCTGAAGTTCCGGGAACACGCGAACCAGAGCGCCGAGGCCCTGGAAGGATATCTGGAGATGGAGGGGCGCTTGCTGTCACACGAGCAGAGCCGACAGCACGAACGGGCGACCGGCTATCTCGAATTGCTCGCGGAACTGTTCGTCGTGTTGCTGGTGTTGCCCGCGCTCGTGGTACTCATCGTCACCGTGATGGGCATTCTTGCGCCCGGCCTCTCCGACCCGGTCGCGACGCCGCTGGGCGAGACGACCGTCCGTGCCATCGTCGTCTACGGGAGTGCGGCGTTCGTGATGGCTGCCGGCCTGCTGGCAGCCTTCGTCGTTGCTACGCTCCGCCCGCGGAACACGGCCGCCCCGAGCTACAGCCTGCCGGACAGCCCCGTCGCGATACTCGCGACGATTCCATCGAACCCTGCGAGCGCGCTTCTCGCCTGCGCGCCGCTGGGTGCGGTCGTCGCGGCAGGCCTCTGGTCACTGGGCTACCGGCCGGTCAACGTCGCGCTCCTCTCGTATGCCACCGTCGGCGTCCCCGTCGGTGTGGTAACGGTCCGCCGGGCCAGAGCAGACGACGCGAAGGACCGGGAGATTCAGGACTTCGTTCACGCGGTGGCCGGCCACGTTGCGCTGGGCCGCCCGTTTCCCGAAGCGGTCCGACGTGTCGCAGACGATGTGGAACTCGGTGCGCTCGCTAGCGATGTTCAGTCACTCGCGTTCACGCTCTCGCTCGGTGATAGCCCCGGTGACGCCGCGGCCGACCGCCGTGCCGCGGCACTGGACCAGTTCGTCGACCGCGTCGGCACGCCGATGGCTGAACAGACCATCGGGCTGGTCGTCGGTGCGCTGGATACGGGGAGTGATGCGGAGGACGTGTTCGAAACGCTCCAGACAGAGATAGGACAACTCTACCATCTGCGCAAATCAATCCGCTCAGCCCTGCTCGTCTACGTTGCCGTCGGTTGGACGACGGCGCTGCTCGTCATCGGCATCACTGTCGCCGTCAACATATACGTCCTTGATAGCTTCGCGCAACTATCCGCCGTCTCGGGCGGCGCGAACATCGCCTTCGACCCGACTGCGATCAAGCCGGCCCGGGAGCAACACCGGTTCTACGTCGTCACGCAGGCGACGATGCTGGCCTGTGGCTGGTTCGCCGGTACGGCGAGTCGCGGTGTGTACGAAGCGCTGTTGCACTCCTCGGGGCTGGTACTCGTCGCTTACGTCGTCTTCGCGGGGGCTGGTCTGATTTGA
- a CDS encoding type II/IV secretion system ATPase subunit yields the protein MTAQADTETAPVVPTPTPPDAADAWYAPDVREQDEVYPGVVVTVRRGRSGFRYDVRDPVLSASETDALSTVESHFAGANIERPRTREGAVERMNGGFDAKHRRVIDRLVDASPASRRRVEYHALSSLACFDDLTPYALDSRIDVADVTDDGVVVHTDDYAPAETDLGPDPAYLNRFASERVERHTVRFQGFEIPVVVYREHLLGADPFTTKYAVREPDLLPGDEQLIEVCKERVWETGVDGVVQDRVDFVRERARSLLARQLTVRNTTEWVDAARYRLRSALAELDLAVPPVDHRFADDRLDDLLYYVLRDLVGYGKLTVPIRDHTLEDIEANRVDERVKVLPRADLGHDGRVPTNLAFDSEAAFVNVVTQLAADDGVELNASNPSAKVNIDPDGDGLHDADDTIRCAVALPTISEGGPHISIRKQSGDAMTPVDLVQRDSLPTELVALLWLLYESHGVVLFSGPTGAGKTTLMNAHMPFIPYRDRPISIDEGSREVRIPHETGVSLTTRDHERDHRRVTMADLMTQCNYLNPDIEVIAEINTAASFETFAETLNTGHGVIGTTHAGDIESLVNRVIEKGLPTYLLEEIDLVVFPRHVDGERYVGEVVEFVNDPSVVESGNDRSGTIHKDGTTIHWNSVCWRRPDGNFELAYDHPQFGDDRRQVDTGIFDRLSDLRDEPVSAVEDAFHRRHRYVQYLVQEGLTDFDDLFGVLADLETNEAATVERLRRQAGTPDSPQLEVGTGDD from the coding sequence ATGACCGCACAGGCTGACACGGAGACTGCACCGGTGGTCCCCACACCGACGCCACCGGATGCCGCCGACGCTTGGTACGCGCCGGACGTTCGCGAGCAAGACGAGGTGTATCCGGGCGTCGTCGTGACTGTTCGACGTGGACGGAGCGGGTTCCGGTACGACGTCCGTGATCCGGTGCTTTCAGCGTCAGAAACCGACGCACTGTCGACCGTCGAGTCACACTTCGCAGGCGCGAACATCGAGCGGCCACGGACGCGTGAGGGGGCCGTAGAGCGAATGAACGGGGGGTTCGACGCGAAACACCGCCGGGTCATCGATCGGTTGGTCGATGCGTCGCCAGCGAGCCGTCGTCGAGTCGAGTACCATGCGCTCTCGTCGCTGGCGTGTTTCGACGACCTGACCCCATACGCGCTGGATTCCCGCATCGACGTCGCCGACGTGACTGACGATGGCGTCGTCGTCCACACTGACGATTACGCTCCGGCGGAGACTGACCTCGGACCGGACCCGGCGTATCTTAACCGGTTCGCGAGCGAGCGTGTCGAGCGCCACACCGTCCGGTTCCAGGGGTTCGAGATTCCCGTCGTCGTCTACCGCGAGCATCTCCTTGGTGCTGACCCGTTCACGACGAAGTACGCGGTTCGAGAGCCTGACCTGCTCCCCGGCGACGAACAACTTATCGAAGTGTGCAAAGAGCGCGTCTGGGAGACCGGCGTCGACGGCGTCGTTCAGGACCGCGTCGATTTCGTCCGGGAGCGCGCCCGCTCGCTACTGGCTCGGCAGCTAACTGTCCGCAACACGACCGAGTGGGTCGACGCCGCCCGCTACCGGCTACGGTCGGCGCTGGCCGAACTCGATCTGGCTGTGCCACCGGTCGACCATCGGTTCGCCGATGACCGCCTCGATGACCTGTTGTACTACGTACTTCGGGACCTGGTCGGCTACGGGAAGCTCACTGTCCCAATCCGGGACCACACGCTAGAGGACATCGAGGCGAACCGGGTCGACGAACGCGTGAAGGTTCTCCCGCGCGCTGACCTCGGCCACGACGGCCGCGTCCCAACCAACCTCGCCTTCGATTCGGAGGCCGCGTTCGTCAACGTCGTCACGCAGTTGGCCGCCGACGATGGCGTTGAACTCAACGCCTCGAACCCGAGCGCGAAGGTCAACATCGACCCCGACGGCGATGGCCTCCACGACGCCGACGACACCATCCGCTGTGCCGTTGCCCTCCCGACTATCAGCGAAGGCGGTCCCCACATCTCTATCCGGAAACAGTCGGGTGATGCGATGACACCGGTCGACCTAGTCCAGCGTGATTCGCTGCCGACGGAACTCGTCGCGCTGCTGTGGCTCCTGTATGAATCTCACGGCGTCGTCCTCTTTTCGGGACCCACCGGAGCCGGCAAAACGACCCTGATGAACGCGCATATGCCCTTTATCCCATATCGGGACCGTCCCATCAGTATCGACGAAGGGTCGCGTGAGGTCCGAATCCCGCACGAGACAGGTGTCTCGCTCACTACTCGGGACCACGAGCGGGATCACCGCCGCGTGACGATGGCCGATCTGATGACACAGTGCAATTATCTGAACCCAGATATCGAGGTCATCGCAGAGATCAACACCGCCGCGTCGTTCGAAACCTTCGCTGAAACGCTCAACACCGGCCACGGCGTTATCGGGACGACCCACGCCGGCGACATTGAGTCGCTGGTCAACCGCGTTATCGAAAAGGGCCTGCCGACCTACCTACTCGAAGAGATCGACCTCGTCGTGTTCCCCCGGCACGTTGATGGGGAGCGCTATGTCGGCGAAGTGGTCGAGTTCGTCAACGACCCGTCCGTCGTCGAGAGCGGCAACGACCGAAGCGGGACGATACACAAAGACGGGACGACTATCCACTGGAACTCCGTCTGCTGGCGACGGCCCGACGGGAACTTCGAACTCGCCTACGACCACCCGCAGTTCGGCGACGACCGGCGGCAGGTCGACACCGGTATTTTCGACCGACTCTCGGATCTCCGTGACGAGCCGGTGTCGGCTGTCGAGGACGCGTTCCACCGTCGCCACCGCTACGTACAGTACCTCGTTCAGGAAGGACTGACCGACTTCGACGACCTGTTCGGCGTTCTGGCCGACCTGGAGACCAACGAGGCAGCGACCGTCGAGCGGCTGCGGCGACAGGCCGGCACCCCCGACAGTCCACAGCTGGAGGTCGGTACGGGTGACGACTGA
- a CDS encoding helix-turn-helix domain-containing protein, translating to MAIVAEILLADETLPLVGVADSIPSGELSISNAVGLEDGKLLLTVSVNADSRGAFERELGAQPQITDAAEIGQTADGWFYKIVVDNAPDLIASHDPEEFEGVAMDATVTSDGIREQKVFSDYEAFSALRDRCAVNDIPLELLNIASDPENPGERDQFGLTDRQYRAMSVALSAGYYDSPRRCSTAELADKLDVSAAAASDLLRRAEKQLISSTVGPDQFRNALAQ from the coding sequence ATGGCCATCGTTGCTGAAATCCTCCTCGCGGACGAGACCCTTCCGCTGGTTGGCGTGGCGGATTCGATTCCGAGCGGTGAGCTTTCGATTTCGAACGCTGTCGGCCTCGAAGACGGAAAACTGCTGCTTACAGTTAGTGTCAACGCTGACTCCCGCGGCGCGTTCGAGCGCGAACTGGGCGCACAGCCACAGATCACTGATGCGGCGGAGATCGGGCAGACAGCCGATGGCTGGTTCTACAAGATTGTTGTCGACAACGCACCGGATCTCATCGCGTCACACGACCCGGAAGAGTTCGAGGGCGTTGCGATGGACGCGACGGTCACCAGCGACGGAATACGGGAGCAGAAGGTGTTCTCCGACTACGAGGCGTTCAGTGCGCTACGGGACCGGTGTGCGGTCAACGACATCCCGCTCGAACTGCTGAACATCGCTTCAGACCCCGAAAATCCTGGCGAGCGCGATCAGTTTGGACTCACGGACAGGCAGTATCGGGCGATGTCCGTCGCCCTCTCTGCGGGGTACTACGACTCCCCGCGTCGGTGTTCGACGGCGGAACTCGCCGACAAGCTCGATGTGTCGGCCGCCGCGGCGTCCGATCTCCTGCGCCGAGCTGAAAAACAGCTCATCAGTTCGACGGTCGGCCCCGACCAGTTCCGGAACGCACTCGCACAATGA
- a CDS encoding SDR family oxidoreductase: MADKSETDDDQSTQRLAGDVAIVTGASSGIGEATAEALADAGASVALAARRADELEALADRIESAGGDALVVPTDVTDEDDIDSLVDATTDEYGRIDILVNNAGVMLLEPLERADRSNLRQMVEVNLLGLMNLTHAVLPVMQEQESGHVVNVSSVAGRRASADSSGYNATKFGVNAFTEAVRQEVTSEGIRTTVIEPGAVDTELATHVPDEQVLERFAEMDLPMLHPDDIARGIVYATSQPARVDVNELLIRPTGQDI; encoded by the coding sequence ATGGCAGATAAATCTGAGACAGACGACGACCAGAGCACACAGCGACTAGCAGGCGACGTTGCGATTGTCACCGGCGCGTCATCGGGAATCGGTGAGGCAACTGCCGAGGCGCTCGCTGACGCGGGCGCAAGTGTCGCGCTCGCGGCCCGGCGCGCTGACGAACTGGAGGCCCTTGCGGACCGAATCGAGTCGGCCGGCGGGGATGCACTGGTTGTACCGACCGACGTTACCGACGAGGACGACATCGACTCGCTGGTCGATGCAACGACCGACGAGTACGGTCGCATCGACATTCTTGTCAACAACGCCGGCGTGATGCTTCTCGAACCGCTGGAACGGGCAGACCGCTCAAACCTCCGCCAGATGGTCGAGGTGAACCTGCTCGGGCTGATGAACCTCACCCACGCGGTACTCCCGGTCATGCAAGAGCAGGAGAGCGGCCACGTCGTCAACGTCTCTTCTGTCGCGGGACGCCGCGCATCGGCCGATTCGAGCGGTTACAACGCGACGAAATTCGGGGTGAACGCGTTCACTGAGGCCGTTCGGCAGGAAGTAACGTCAGAGGGCATCCGGACGACAGTTATCGAACCGGGCGCTGTCGATACGGAACTCGCAACACATGTGCCGGACGAGCAGGTGCTGGAGCGGTTCGCGGAGATGGACCTCCCGATGCTCCACCCCGACGACATCGCTCGCGGCATCGTGTACGCAACGAGCCAGCCCGCCCGTGTGGACGTGAACGAACTCCTGATCAGACCGACCGGCCAGGATATCTGA